The sequence below is a genomic window from Flammeovirga kamogawensis.
ATGTATCCGAAACAAATAAACTTAGATTGGTGGAATGACCTTAGTGATGCTTGGCAAAATGCATTGATTGATTTTTACAAAAATCATCATGATATGACATTCACACCTGAAAACTTTGATTGGCAATCATTACAAGAAATCACAGTACTTTCTCTATCAAATTTAGATAGTCCTGACCCTCTAAATGACTTTACACATTTAAGAGCATTGTCATTATATTCTTGTCATTTACGGGATTTACATGCCATTTCAAATTTAGAACAGTTAGAGTTTTTAAATATTTCTTGTGCTCCGATTTCAGATTTAGAACCCTTAAGATTATTACCTAACCTGAAGGTATTATCACTCAATGATCATCTTATTAAAGACTTTTCAATTCTTGGTGAATTAACACAGGTGAAGGGTTTTGACCTTGAGAGTAAATTCAATGGTGTTCGTTCATTGAAAATGCTTGAAGGGAAGATGAATGTTACAAACCTTTCTGTTTTTGGTTCAAAAAAAATCAAAAATTTACCTAATCTAAAATCAGTTACTATTGCGGGCAAAAAAAGAGCAACAATAGAAAATTGTCCTAATATTGAAACACTAGATATTGCTCCATCATATGATTTAAGAGAAGGTTTTGATTGTAGTAATTTAGGTGAAATACCGAATTTAAAAAAACTAAATATATGGAGGTTTAATACTTCTATCGAAGAATGGTTTGCATCAAATACATTTGAAGAATTAGAAGTATTAACGATCAGTTCAAGTGTGAACAAAATTCTTACTTTAGAATGGCTCACTCCTCAAAAATTCCCTAAACTCACGACGTTATTTATTGGGGTTTCAGCTCATATAAAAACTATTCCATACCCACTTCCATCTATTAATCGTTTTGGGTATAGGTTTATAGAATATTCAACTTCGTATGAAGAAAATATCCAAGAAAGTGAGTGTCGAACATATTTTCCAAATGCATCTTTTATTAAGGATGATATAAGTGGAGAGAGAATTAAACTAATTTCTGCCTGGAATTTTTATCGATTTACAAAAGGGACTTTTGATGAGGAAATACCAGAGGTATTGTTTTAGGTTGATTATATCCTAATATTTAATGACTTCATATGTATTTAACTCAAGCAAAAAAATACCCACCGATATTAGTTTTTATACTAATTCAGTGGGTATTTTTTCATCTAATTACTTCAATAATTTGCCCTGTTTGCGCAATGAAGAGGTTATTGATATTCCTTTTGATAAAGGAGAAATTATAAAAGAAGAACCTATTCAGAAAGTAATAGATGTTCCAGAAGATTTTAAAGAAAAATTAAATAAGCTCCAGGTTCGATTAACTGAAATTGGCTTGGCTCAAGATGTAATTCATATTGCTTTAGAGCGATACGCTAAAGATCCTAATTCGGGGGCGTTCCGGATACGTGCCGAAACGGCAAGAGCTAACATATTTAACAAACAGCTAAAATTAGGTACTATAAAAACATTGTTATCAAATATGTGTTTTTAAATACGTATCGTGTGATTTTTAATATTAAAACAGTTATTCCTTTATCTTATGTTTAATTAAAAACCATTTTGTGATTCTAAAAAACTAAACATTAAAAACTGCGTTTTTGATACCTTGAAGGGTATCTTGCCGTTTTTGTGCGTAAGTGGAACGTGGGTGAATAAAACCTTCCTCATTCACTTCATATTGAATCCTCCCATCAACAATCAATGCTACATCTTCAGAAACAAAAAACACCTTAGAAGCTCTAGCTCCCTCTTCCCATATACTCCAATAAATATGCATGATATAGTCATCATTTGGTAGTTCATCTATTGTGAAATAACCTGTTGATTCTTCAATTAAGATATCTCTGGAATAATGAATAATTGTAGAGTTTTTTGTGTCAATATACCCTTCTTCTTCATCTTGGTAGATATAATTATTATACAGCTCAATATGAAACTTGACTCTGTAGTAATGGCTATATTCTTTTGGAATGGAATAGGTAAAACTAATTTCCCTTTGTGAATCTTTAGGTATTATTTCTGTAGGAACAGTAATATATGAGAAAAAGCATATCATTAATGATATAAAAATAAATCGTTGTAGCATGAGATTAGTTTTTAGTTTTGTTAGTGCAAGATATAATTTAAAATGCTTTTAATAATAAAGTGTTTAGCCTTTTTTCAATTACCTACTTTTCGTAACTTCCCCCTTCTAAAAACCAACTAAATATTTCTCATGCTAGCGATCAACCACCTCTGCGGAGGCTTAACATTCACAGCTACATTCTGTTCATTCCAAGACATAAATATTTTCGAGAAGCCTGAATATTTGGCTTTAACTGTTTTTGGGGCGTTAGCTCCAGACATTGATAATACAAAATCTCTTATTGGAAAGCTCTTCTATCCAATTGCTAAAAAGATCCAGGAACATTGGGGGCATCGGACCGCAACACATAGCTTTTTAGCTTGTATAGTTTTTACAATGTTCTTTGCTACAGTCCAGGCGTTAACGGGTGCAGAAAATCTAACTACAATTGCTTTCTTCTCTTATTTATCGCATCTCATTTTTGATATGTGTACAAAGTCAGGTCTTCCTTTTTCTATCCTTTGAATCGTTATAGATGTGTTCTCCCTGCTAATCCAAACTTGCGTTTAAGAACAGGAGATGTAAAACAAGAAGCGATTGTTTTCTTTTGCTTTGTGCTTCTAAATTTACTTTCAATGGATCTAGTGGCTAATGGTTTCTGGTCTACTTACAATAAAGCATTTCTTACTTTTTCTCATATCAGAAGAGAGCTAATTCATAATCCTAAACCATTAGAATTAACATTACAGAACAAGACAACTGGAGCAATTAAAAAGGCTTTTGTTGTAGAAGCTAAGGAAGAAAAGGCTGTTCTTTTAGATAGTATTCATTTCTTTGAAGCAAGTGCAGAAGTCTATACTATTTTAGACTTTGAACATATCAATACGAAGAAAGAAGAGAAGATAATTTTTGAGAGGATTTCTGTTGATAGTATTGGTCAATTGCTAAGAGCATGTTTGGAAGTAATTAGGAGTATTAATTCATAAAAAACAATCATTGTTATCTTTGATTATTATCAAATAAATCAAAGTATATGCAAACAAGATTCACACCTCTGAAAGAGCACCAATGGCAAGTTTTAGAAGAATCTTAAAAAAATAATAGACCAAAAAAAATTATGTCTGCGTTCAGTTATTGACGCTATACTTTGGATTACTCGAACAGGCTGTCAATGGCGAAATTTAGACAGTCAATATCATAAATGGGAAAGTGTATATCATTATTTTAGAAAATGGAAAAATGATGGAACTATTGAATTGATTAACTTAAAGTTAGCTACAAATGATAGATTGTATTCAGGTCGTAAAAGAAGCCCTTCATTACTAGCTATTGATAGTCAAAGCGTGAAATTATCCCCCTTTTTAAATATTGAAAGAGGGATTGATGGACACAAAAAAATCAATGGATGTAAACGACATATTATTGTTGACTCAGAGGGTCGTTTTTTAGGTATTCATATAGGTCCCGCAAATCAACATGATGGAGCTGGAGGAGTAGAATTATTACCAAAAATTGCTTTGATATCAGAACGCTTAGAGATTATAAAAGAGGACAAAGCCTATGGAGGTCTTTTTAAGAAAAATGCAGATTTATATGGATTTCCTGTAGAAACCAAACAAAGACCTCCATCAAAAGAGAAAGGATTTATCCCTGAATTCAAAAGGTGGCAAGTAGAAAGATCTTTTGGATGGCTTAACTTTTTCCGCAGATTATCAAAGGATTACGAAAGACTCCCAAAATCACATATGTGTTTTATTTACCTTGCAAGTATTACAATGTTAATCAACAAAACATGAGAAATTTGTTCCAAACATGCTCTAAGGAAACTTCAACACTAGAATCTGACCAGGATAAATCTTTGAGATTACGTACATAATAGCTATGTTTCTCATTACTTTCTGTATGACAACAAGGACATTTTCCAGAAGGAGATATAGATTTTAAATGAATGATTCTTTTCTTTACAATATTAGATTCATCGACAGAGAACCCATCAAATTCAAATGAACCAAAACTAGAAAAGGTAGAGAGTGATATCATAATAACGA
It includes:
- a CDS encoding metal-dependent hydrolase; protein product: MLAINHLCGGLTFTATFCSFQDINIFEKPEYLALTVFGALAPDIDNTKSLIGKLFYPIAKKIQEHWGHRTATHSFLACIVFTMFFATVQALTGAENLTTIAFFSYLSHLIFDMCTKSGLPFSIL
- a CDS encoding leucine-rich repeat domain-containing protein, with the protein product MYPKQINLDWWNDLSDAWQNALIDFYKNHHDMTFTPENFDWQSLQEITVLSLSNLDSPDPLNDFTHLRALSLYSCHLRDLHAISNLEQLEFLNISCAPISDLEPLRLLPNLKVLSLNDHLIKDFSILGELTQVKGFDLESKFNGVRSLKMLEGKMNVTNLSVFGSKKIKNLPNLKSVTIAGKKRATIENCPNIETLDIAPSYDLREGFDCSNLGEIPNLKKLNIWRFNTSIEEWFASNTFEELEVLTISSSVNKILTLEWLTPQKFPKLTTLFIGVSAHIKTIPYPLPSINRFGYRFIEYSTSYEENIQESECRTYFPNASFIKDDISGERIKLISAWNFYRFTKGTFDEEIPEVLF
- a CDS encoding IS5 family transposase is translated as MDQKKLCLRSVIDAILWITRTGCQWRNLDSQYHKWESVYHYFRKWKNDGTIELINLKLATNDRLYSGRKRSPSLLAIDSQSVKLSPFLNIERGIDGHKKINGCKRHIIVDSEGRFLGIHIGPANQHDGAGGVELLPKIALISERLEIIKEDKAYGGLFKKNADLYGFPVETKQRPPSKEKGFIPEFKRWQVERSFGWLNFFRRLSKDYERLPKSHMCFIYLASITMLINKT